From the genome of Corallococcus macrosporus DSM 14697:
GGGAAAGCAGGCAGCAACTCAGGGCCAGTGTCCGCAGCATCGGAGAGGACCTCCCGGGGATTCCGAAACGAAGACCCACGCCTCGCTCAAGGCGCAGTGGGCCCGGAACCCTTCCGGTGCTGACTTCCCACGGCGGTCACGGCCGGCCGGACTTCAGGCCCCGCGGCTTTGCGCACCCGGGCTTTCGCCCGGGATTGCCCTTGAACAGGAATGACTCCTCCCGGGAGTGTAGGGAGCCCCCTCGCCATGGGTCAAGGCGAACACCCGCTCGCCTCCACGGCTGCGGAGCGGGTGCTGGTGCTACTGATTCCAGATGTTCTCGGTATCCGTCTTGAGGGGCGGGGGTGTGGTGTCCACCACGACGTCCTTGGTGTCCTGTTGTCGGGTGCGCCCCACGCCGTGGGCCTGGACGTCCACCGTGTTGCGGCCCTCGCGCAGGACGACCTTTCGCTGGAAGTTTCCCTCCGCATCGGACGTGACGGTGACGCCATCCACCTGCACGCGGCTGCCGGGTGAGGCCTGGCCCCGCACGACGAGCTCGCGCTGGCGGCGGGTGCGCTCGGTGGGCCAGTCCACCTTGAGCAGGAGGCTGGTGGGGATGGCGGACGGCTCCGACGGCGCCTGTCCCGGCCGCACGACGGCCTGCTGCCCGGCGCGGACGATGACGACCTTGCCCTGGCCCACGAGCGTCACCTCGCCTTCGCGCGTGCCCACGGCCACGGTGCCCTCGCCGTTGTTGCTCATGGTGAACTCGCCGGCCTGCTGCAAGGTGGCCGTCGCGTCCGAGTTCGCCGCCTTCACCTCGAAGGTGTGCCGTTGTCCCGGGCGCACGACGGCGGTGGCCATGCCGCGCTGGAGCAGGATGCGGGAGAGCGACTCGGTCAGCGCGTCCACGGAGATTTCCGTGCCCGGGTCCATGTGCACCTCCACCGCCTCGCCGCCAATCAGCATGGCGTACGAGCCGTCATCGGTGCGCACCCGCTCGTCGCGGCGCAGCGTCGTGCCCACCGTGGCCTCGCGCCACGTGCCGTCCGTGTTCTGCACCTCCACCTTGCCGGACACCTGCGTCAGCTCCAGCTCCAGCGGCTTGTGCACCGCCGGCGCCTCCACGACGGGGGGCGCCACGGGCGGAGGGGGCGGCGGTGGCGGCTGGCGCAGGAAGACGAACCACCCCACCGGCAGCGCCGCGAGAATCAGCGCGAGGCCAATGAGGAAGGGCGCTTGACGGCGCGATGGGCGGGAATCAGCCATGGGCAGCCTCGTTAGCTATCACAGGCCCAGCGGAGGGCCCTCACGCCTTCGGCAGCTTCACGGTGAAGCAACTGCCCTGCTCGACCTCCGAGCGGACCTCGATGCTCCCGCCCGCCTCCGTCACCACACGCCAGGCCACGCTGAGCCCCAGCCCCACGTTGGACCACACGTCCTTCGTGGTGAAGAAGGGCTCGAAGATGCGGGGCCGGTGGCTGGGGGCAA
Proteins encoded in this window:
- a CDS encoding FecR domain-containing protein; protein product: MADSRPSRRQAPFLIGLALILAALPVGWFVFLRQPPPPPPPPVAPPVVEAPAVHKPLELELTQVSGKVEVQNTDGTWREATVGTTLRRDERVRTDDGSYAMLIGGEAVEVHMDPGTEISVDALTESLSRILLQRGMATAVVRPGQRHTFEVKAANSDATATLQQAGEFTMSNNGEGTVAVGTREGEVTLVGQGKVVIVRAGQQAVVRPGQAPSEPSAIPTSLLLKVDWPTERTRRQRELVVRGQASPGSRVQVDGVTVTSDAEGNFQRKVVLREGRNTVDVQAHGVGRTRQQDTKDVVVDTTPPPLKTDTENIWNQ